Part of the Diprion similis isolate iyDipSimi1 chromosome 4, iyDipSimi1.1, whole genome shotgun sequence genome is shown below.
CAACAACATCAATGGTCCACATACATGtactgaataaatatgaatacaaATTCCGGGTTAACAAGTAGTCAGTGTTCTCAGTTTTTTTCGTCACTTTTTCATCAAACTTATTACTTGAGCTTCATTCGATTTATTTGAGTTGTGAGAGTTATTTCTTTTGTGTCACATGCTATATGTTCGAAAGCTCCAATTGCAATGTTTCAAATCATACAAGTCTTTTTCCCAGTATCTTTACCAAATTAACAAGCAATTCTGCTCACTCTTTTGTCCGATTATAACTCAGTCTATTTTTTCATGTCTGTCTgcaatttaaatattaatctATTTTCTATTATGTATTGTTCTCAGTCACCTTTCGCAAATACCAATTACTCAccgtcgttattattatattttcagtatttgcGGTACCTTACACTCTGTGGACCAGTATCTGAACATCAAGCTCACAGACATCAGTGTGACAGATCCAGATAAATATCCTCACATGGTTAGTAATGTTTCCACACGTTGATCAGTAATGTATCGTATAAGAAACTATAATTCAGAGAATCCTAATACATATTAAACATTCACTTGAATTATTCTATGTATAGAGATACTGTACTTTCCTTAATTTTGCGATTTGGCTGTACAGAAGTacttgattcaatttttgatcAATCTTTTACAGTTGTCAGTGAAGAACTGTTTCATTCGTGGTTCTGTAGTAAGGTACGTTCAACTTCCTGGAGATGAGGTTGATACCCAACTTTTGCAAGATGCTGCACGGAAAGAGGCAGCTGTACAAACCCGATAACACATCAGTTCGAGTAATgcttacatgtatattattatttacaataagaCGTATTAAAGACCGTTCTGTTCAGTTTGGTTTGTTTGATaaagtttaatttattcaactttaaTTTACGAAACGGATGTTTATTCACGTGTGTAACAAATCACTGAACCCGTTGTCAACGATTTGGCAA
Proteins encoded:
- the LOC124405528 gene encoding U6 snRNA-associated Sm-like protein LSm2; translation: MLFYSFFKSLVGKDVVVELKNDLSICGTLHSVDQYLNIKLTDISVTDPDKYPHMLSVKNCFIRGSVVRYVQLPGDEVDTQLLQDAARKEAAVQTR